One Helianthus annuus cultivar XRQ/B chromosome 7, HanXRQr2.0-SUNRISE, whole genome shotgun sequence genomic region harbors:
- the LOC110867861 gene encoding nicotinamidase 1, which translates to MVSETAIDLVKIELPVDEDSMTLTGDVTIGLVLVDIVNGFCTVGAGHLAPKVPDKQISRMVDESTQLARTFCEKKWPVFAFLDTHHPDVPEPPYPPHCIAGTDEANLVPALQWLENESNVTLRRKDCIDGFVGSFEKDGSNVFVDWVKKHQIEAVLVVGICTDICVLDFVCSALSARNRGHVTPLRDVIVYSGACATFDLPVHVARNIPGALAHPQELMQHVGLYMAKSRGAKVVSKVSFAASKKA; encoded by the exons ATGGTGTCGGAAACGGCGATAGATCTGGTTAAAATTGAGCTACCGGTGGATGAAGATTCGATGACGCTAACAGGTGACGTCACTATCGGTCTTGTCCTCGTCGATATCGTTAACGGCTTCTGTACGGTCGGTGCAGGTCATCTG GCTCCAAAAGTACCCGATAAACAAATATCTAGAATGGTTGACGAGTCAACACAACTCGCCAGAACATTCTGCGAAAAGAAATGGCCCGTGTTTGCTTTCCTTGATACTCATCATCCAGATGTCCCCGAGCCCCCATATCCTCCTCATTGTATAGCCGGGACCGATGAAGCCAACTTGGTTCCCG CCCTGCAGTGGTTGGAAAACGAATCAAATGTGACACTTCGACGCAAAGACTGCATTGATGGATTTGTTGGTTCTTTTGAGAAAGACGGATCCAATGTCTTTGTAGATTGGGTGAAAAAACACCAGATTGAAGCC GTATTGGTTGTTGGGATATGCACGGATATATGTGTACTGGACTTCGTGTGTTCTGCGTTATCTGCAAGAAAtcgtggtcatgttactcctcttAGAGATGTGATCGTATATTCGGGTGCGTGTGCAACTTTTGATCTTCCAGTTCATGTTGCCAGAAACATCCCTGGTGCTCTTGCTCACCCTCAG GAACTCATGCAACATGTTGGCCTTTACATGGCAAAGAGCAGGGGAGCTAAGGTTGTGTCAAAAGTGTCATTTGCAGCATCAAAGAAGGCATGA